From Methanomassiliicoccales archaeon LGM-RCC1, one genomic window encodes:
- a CDS encoding histidinol-phosphate transaminase yields the protein MKGRILPRKELSELPKTVHGGQAWRMEGIEDYSHNLNPFGPPENLAEIVATAIAEIGHYPDDTCAELKDTVSKTFNIDPECITIGAGSSDIIRNVPNTFFSPGDKVIINRPSFAEYAQQCRLVGANIVWNELLPENDFRIDLDSLMYNVGDDTKALYICNPNNPTGRVEPRDKIVSIVRECEDRGVLVFLDETLLELVPGYADITLTGMVDKFTNLIIANSLTKSFAIPGIRIGFGLSNPDIISEMEKVRMTWNVGQIEQTVANILIRDYLDYVDQAAAVMGEESEIMNSSLNNVGFPAGPVSDSFFYFNDLSPLGMDCALFQKKMLSHGIMVRDCSSFGPEFKTYVRYSVKDRERNCRFLAAVDSVING from the coding sequence ATGAAAGGTCGCATACTACCCCGCAAGGAACTGTCCGAATTGCCGAAGACCGTCCATGGCGGTCAGGCCTGGAGGATGGAGGGAATCGAGGACTACAGCCATAACCTCAACCCGTTCGGACCTCCGGAGAACCTCGCGGAGATCGTCGCGACCGCTATCGCCGAAATAGGTCATTATCCCGACGACACCTGTGCTGAGCTTAAGGACACGGTGTCGAAGACATTCAACATCGATCCCGAATGCATCACGATAGGGGCGGGGTCGTCTGATATCATCAGGAACGTCCCCAACACCTTCTTCTCACCGGGGGACAAAGTCATAATCAACAGACCGAGCTTTGCCGAATATGCCCAGCAGTGCAGGCTCGTCGGAGCTAACATAGTTTGGAATGAATTGCTTCCGGAGAATGATTTCCGCATCGATCTGGATTCGCTGATGTACAACGTCGGTGACGACACCAAGGCGCTGTACATCTGCAACCCGAACAATCCTACGGGAAGAGTGGAGCCCAGAGACAAGATCGTCAGCATAGTGAGGGAATGCGAGGACCGCGGAGTCCTTGTGTTCCTAGACGAGACCTTATTGGAGCTCGTTCCCGGATACGCCGACATAACCTTGACCGGAATGGTCGACAAGTTCACCAACCTGATCATTGCCAATTCCCTGACGAAATCCTTTGCCATACCCGGCATCAGGATCGGTTTCGGTCTCTCGAATCCCGACATCATCTCCGAGATGGAGAAGGTCAGGATGACATGGAATGTCGGCCAGATCGAACAGACGGTGGCCAACATCCTCATCAGAGATTATCTGGACTATGTAGACCAGGCAGCAGCAGTGATGGGCGAGGAATCGGAGATAATGAACTCGTCGCTCAACAACGTGGGATTCCCCGCTGGACCGGTATCGGATTCGTTCTTCTACTTCAACGACCTGAGCCCGCTGGGGATGGACTGTGCGCTCTTCCAGAAGAAGATGCTCTCCCATGGTATAATGGTCCGCGACTGCTCGTCTTTCGGGCCCGAGTTCAAAACGTATGTGAGGTACAGTGTGAAGGACAGGGAGCGCAACTGCAGATTCCTGGCCGCTGTGGATTCGGTTATCAATGGGTGA
- a CDS encoding GNAT family N-acetyltransferase, which produces MSNIALEKLKDSDRDQFVRDNQEAFRYGATEEFGLRDDHFEEPGEIISRDTIEKSIDSGEAYRIVSDGRYVGGVIVSISDDRGDLEILFVSPKEHSKGIGYEAWCSVEKMFPQVRVWSTCTPYFEKRNIHFYVNRCGFHITEFFNEHHRDPNDPEDSEMFHFEKVMF; this is translated from the coding sequence ATGTCGAACATAGCTCTTGAGAAGTTGAAAGATTCTGACCGTGATCAGTTTGTTAGAGACAATCAGGAAGCTTTCAGATATGGGGCCACTGAAGAGTTCGGTCTTCGCGATGACCATTTCGAGGAGCCGGGCGAGATAATCTCCAGGGATACGATAGAGAAATCAATAGACAGCGGTGAGGCCTACAGGATCGTTTCAGACGGGAGATACGTGGGCGGCGTCATCGTATCTATCTCAGACGACCGCGGCGATTTGGAGATTCTTTTCGTATCGCCGAAGGAACATAGCAAAGGGATTGGCTACGAAGCTTGGTGTTCTGTTGAGAAGATGTTCCCACAGGTCAGAGTGTGGAGCACGTGTACTCCTTATTTCGAGAAGAGAAACATCCATTTCTATGTGAACAGGTGCGGTTTCCATATCACCGAGTTCTTCAACGAACATCACCGTGACCCGAATGACCCTGAAGATAGCGAGATGTTCCATTTCGAGAAGGTCATGTTCTGA
- a CDS encoding type II toxin-antitoxin system RelE/ParE family toxin, with protein sequence MTYRVIISQDVIDTLKKMDRPMAARIYSWIGKNLEGCSNPRRTGKALQGNHVGEWRYRVGDYRILARIEDEVVTIYIIEVGHRSKVYD encoded by the coding sequence ATGACGTATCGCGTTATTATCTCTCAGGATGTCATTGACACTTTGAAGAAGATGGATCGGCCGATGGCCGCTCGCATATATTCGTGGATAGGTAAGAATCTTGAGGGGTGCAGCAATCCCAGGAGGACGGGAAAGGCACTTCAGGGGAACCATGTTGGTGAATGGAGATATCGTGTCGGTGATTACAGAATCCTGGCAAGAATCGAGGATGAGGTCGTTACCATATACATTATTGAAGTTGGTCACAGATCAAAAGTATATGATTGA
- a CDS encoding DUF6290 family protein, whose amino-acid sequence MAVSVRFNDSELGLLKEYASLYNVSVSDVIRKATMDMIEDSMDVAILEAAMERISKEGSKMYTFEEAGKELGFL is encoded by the coding sequence ATGGCAGTTTCAGTCAGATTCAACGACTCTGAGCTTGGATTACTCAAGGAGTACGCATCCCTATACAATGTGAGCGTTTCAGATGTCATCCGTAAGGCCACCATGGATATGATTGAGGATTCTATGGATGTGGCAATTTTAGAGGCTGCTATGGAACGCATATCTAAGGAAGGTTCCAAGATGTATACCTTCGAAGAGGCCGGGAAGGAACTTGGATTCCTATGA
- a CDS encoding 30S ribosomal protein S27ae, whose protein sequence is MAKAAAPKAAIKKSNAYQVDGDKISRTKQFCPKCGPGTFMAVHKDRVSCGCCGYTEFTKKD, encoded by the coding sequence ATGGCAAAAGCAGCAGCACCCAAGGCGGCAATCAAGAAATCTAACGCTTATCAGGTCGACGGAGACAAGATCTCCAGGACCAAACAGTTCTGTCCCAAGTGCGGACCCGGAACATTCATGGCAGTCCACAAGGACCGTGTGTCCTGCGGTTGCTGCGGATACACCGAGTTCACCAAGAAGGACTGA
- a CDS encoding 30S ribosomal protein S24e, with amino-acid sequence MKMEITKKKENPLSKRVEVYFTLNHEGESTPGRNAVAEAIAKECKSKRECVVVDNIESVYGKGMSKGYAKVYDSKEAALEFDREYLLKRNGIEAKAPEAPADAEAPAAE; translated from the coding sequence ATGAAGATGGAAATCACAAAGAAGAAAGAGAACCCTCTCTCCAAGAGGGTCGAGGTGTACTTCACACTCAACCACGAGGGCGAGAGCACACCCGGAAGGAACGCAGTCGCAGAGGCTATCGCAAAGGAATGCAAGTCCAAGAGGGAGTGTGTCGTCGTCGACAACATCGAGTCCGTCTACGGAAAGGGCATGTCCAAGGGATACGCAAAGGTCTACGACAGCAAGGAAGCAGCACTCGAGTTCGACAGAGAGTACCTCCTGAAGAGGAACGGAATCGAGGCAAAGGCCCCTGAAGCACCTGCAGACGCAGAGGCACCCGCAGCGGAGTGA
- a CDS encoding DUF359 domain-containing protein has translation MFERDLVLPEKDRQLFKEPIGIELYDSDLETFHAQTTLITVGDVVSLTFRKRGMTPFLSIYDGMTERREMTEFAKLVENEEKKEVVNPAGRITRELVECIRGCMEGSGGLIKVDGEEDLALLPAILLAPIGADIIYGWPGKCMMRVTTDEGIRTKIEQLLFKMEEEE, from the coding sequence ATGTTCGAGAGGGACCTTGTGCTGCCCGAGAAAGACAGGCAGCTGTTCAAGGAACCGATAGGAATCGAACTGTACGACAGTGACCTCGAAACGTTTCACGCTCAAACAACCTTAATCACCGTCGGGGACGTGGTATCCCTGACGTTCAGGAAACGCGGAATGACACCGTTCCTGTCTATCTATGACGGGATGACGGAGCGCCGCGAGATGACCGAATTCGCCAAACTCGTGGAGAACGAGGAGAAGAAGGAGGTCGTCAACCCCGCAGGCAGGATAACCAGGGAACTGGTGGAATGCATCCGCGGGTGCATGGAAGGGTCCGGTGGACTGATAAAGGTCGACGGAGAAGAGGATCTGGCGTTGTTGCCGGCAATCCTCCTGGCTCCGATCGGTGCCGATATCATCTACGGGTGGCCAGGGAAGTGCATGATGCGCGTCACCACGGACGAAGGTATCAGAACCAAAATCGAACAGCTACTGTTCAAGATGGAGGAAGAAGAATGA
- a CDS encoding DNA-directed RNA polymerase subunit E, with protein sequence MAVIVQKACKQCSFISEEDVCPRCGGQTSKEWQGYLAVLDFEKSEIAKKMGISANGKYALKVR encoded by the coding sequence ATGGCAGTTATCGTGCAGAAAGCATGCAAACAGTGCAGTTTCATCTCCGAGGAGGATGTGTGCCCCCGCTGCGGCGGTCAGACCTCTAAGGAGTGGCAGGGATACCTCGCGGTTCTGGACTTCGAGAAGTCCGAGATCGCAAAGAAGATGGGAATCTCCGCCAACGGAAAGTACGCTCTCAAGGTACGCTGA
- a CDS encoding DNA-directed RNA polymerase: MYMLTEVEKVVRIPPVELKEDIDDVIDRLTWDAYEGRFGEDKTFTVLIRNVRTEGPGRIVHGDGAVYQTVKFDQIVFKPRENEVVEGVVVEILKFGAFVRFGPLDGLLHISQVMDDRVDIDESNQRLVGKDSGRFLAVGDIVRARVVSIDLNEKNPQDSKIGLTMRQPGLGKLQWIEEDAKKHKDSDGDE; encoded by the coding sequence ATGTACATGCTTACAGAAGTCGAAAAGGTCGTCCGCATCCCGCCGGTTGAACTCAAAGAGGACATCGATGACGTCATCGACAGACTCACATGGGACGCATACGAGGGCAGATTCGGAGAAGACAAGACCTTCACGGTACTGATCAGGAACGTCAGGACGGAAGGCCCGGGACGCATCGTCCACGGTGACGGAGCAGTCTACCAGACAGTCAAGTTCGATCAGATCGTCTTCAAGCCCAGAGAGAACGAGGTCGTCGAGGGAGTGGTCGTGGAGATCCTCAAGTTCGGCGCATTCGTCAGGTTCGGACCCCTTGACGGACTCCTGCACATCAGTCAGGTAATGGATGATCGTGTGGATATCGATGAGTCCAACCAGAGGCTCGTAGGCAAGGACAGCGGAAGGTTCCTGGCAGTCGGAGACATCGTCAGGGCCAGGGTCGTCAGCATCGATCTCAACGAGAAGAACCCCCAGGACAGTAAGATCGGACTCACCATGAGGCAGCCCGGACTGGGAAAACTCCAGTGGATCGAGGAGGACGCCAAGAAGCACAAGGATTCGGATGGTGATGAGTGA
- a CDS encoding sodium-translocating pyrophosphatase produces MIDMFNFDNLLFMIPIAAIVALIFAAYFYKSVWSVDKGTPEMQKISNAIETGAMAYLRRQYKTIGIVIIVLAIIIAIVGFAVEDFAEYLNWKVSIAFIIGAAFSILSGYIGMKVSVNSNIRTASAARNNLNDAFKTSFRGGALSGIAVSTLSLVGLFIVVFVYNICFGADDESLKSTLRLVVGYAFGASFAALFAQLGGGIYTKAADVGADLVGKVEAGIPEDDPRNPAVIADLVGDNVGDCAGRGADIFESTAAEIIGSMVIGTAVVATGMSTNWVFLPLVLMAFGLIASLVGILIVRLKDDNADVCGSLNVGYYLTIALNLVFLGITTYMLLSPETDSWLNFFGAGVVGIALGLAIVYITQYYTGDHKPVKGIAAASQTGAATNVIEGISIGMESTVLPVVCIVIAIISTYLLGFSAAPTVDDQMIYGFYGTAIGTIAMLASSAFILAEDTFGPITDNGGGIAEMSNQPEEVRNRTDKLDSAGNTTKALTKGYAMASAALAAFLLFASIAEVIADVKNVNEGLFPGDAGYHTITEIFNINIGDPLIFVGALVGAVLVFFFASLAIRAVSKAAGEMIEEVRRQFREKKGIMEGTEEPDYASCVDIATRGALRAMVVPALLPILVPIAFGLIYKFALSGMDGFENIAYTGVLALVIGGTIVGILMANFLNNGGGAWDNAKKYIEEGNYGGKKSPAHAAAVVGDTIGDPFKDTAGPSIHVLVKLLSTICLVMAVLFV; encoded by the coding sequence ATGATTGACATGTTCAATTTCGACAATCTGCTGTTCATGATTCCGATTGCAGCAATTGTAGCGCTGATCTTCGCAGCATACTTCTACAAGAGCGTCTGGTCTGTTGACAAGGGCACTCCTGAGATGCAGAAGATCTCCAACGCCATCGAGACAGGTGCAATGGCCTATCTCAGGCGCCAGTACAAGACAATCGGTATTGTGATCATCGTATTGGCGATCATTATTGCAATTGTTGGATTCGCGGTGGAGGATTTCGCCGAGTATCTCAATTGGAAGGTCTCGATCGCCTTTATCATCGGAGCAGCATTCTCGATCCTCTCTGGATACATCGGAATGAAAGTCTCCGTCAACTCGAACATCAGGACAGCTTCCGCTGCAAGGAACAACCTCAACGACGCCTTCAAGACCTCGTTCAGGGGAGGAGCCTTGTCCGGAATCGCAGTGTCCACACTGAGCCTTGTTGGACTCTTCATCGTCGTCTTCGTCTACAACATCTGTTTCGGAGCTGACGATGAGTCACTGAAGTCCACACTCCGTCTCGTTGTCGGATACGCATTCGGAGCTTCGTTCGCAGCCCTCTTCGCCCAGCTGGGTGGAGGAATCTACACAAAGGCCGCGGATGTCGGAGCTGACCTCGTAGGAAAAGTCGAAGCAGGAATCCCTGAGGACGACCCCAGGAACCCTGCGGTAATCGCCGACCTTGTCGGAGACAACGTCGGAGACTGCGCTGGACGTGGAGCAGATATCTTCGAGTCCACCGCCGCCGAGATCATCGGATCGATGGTCATCGGTACAGCCGTCGTCGCGACCGGAATGAGCACGAACTGGGTTTTCCTCCCTCTCGTCCTCATGGCATTCGGACTCATCGCGTCACTCGTCGGAATCCTCATCGTGAGGCTCAAGGACGATAACGCTGACGTCTGCGGATCGCTCAACGTCGGATACTACCTTACAATCGCACTCAACCTCGTGTTCCTCGGAATTACAACATACATGCTTCTCAGTCCCGAGACTGACAGCTGGTTGAACTTCTTCGGAGCAGGAGTAGTCGGAATCGCACTCGGTCTCGCGATCGTTTACATCACACAGTACTACACTGGCGACCACAAGCCTGTCAAGGGAATCGCAGCAGCATCCCAGACCGGAGCCGCCACCAACGTCATCGAGGGAATCTCCATCGGTATGGAGTCCACGGTTCTGCCCGTCGTCTGTATCGTCATCGCAATCATCTCGACATACCTGCTCGGATTCTCCGCAGCACCCACTGTCGATGACCAGATGATCTACGGATTCTACGGAACCGCTATCGGAACCATCGCCATGCTCGCTTCCTCAGCCTTCATCCTCGCAGAGGACACATTCGGACCCATCACCGACAACGGTGGAGGAATCGCTGAGATGTCCAACCAGCCCGAGGAGGTCAGGAACAGGACCGACAAGCTCGATTCCGCCGGTAACACCACCAAGGCCCTTACCAAGGGATACGCAATGGCATCTGCAGCTCTCGCAGCATTCCTGCTCTTCGCAAGTATCGCGGAGGTTATCGCTGACGTCAAGAACGTCAACGAGGGACTCTTCCCCGGAGACGCTGGATACCACACCATCACCGAGATCTTCAACATCAACATCGGTGACCCCCTCATCTTCGTCGGAGCGCTCGTCGGAGCGGTCCTTGTGTTCTTCTTCGCATCTCTCGCAATCCGTGCCGTCTCCAAGGCTGCCGGTGAGATGATCGAGGAGGTCCGCAGGCAGTTCCGTGAGAAGAAGGGAATCATGGAGGGAACAGAGGAGCCCGACTACGCAAGCTGTGTCGACATCGCAACCCGCGGTGCACTGCGCGCAATGGTCGTTCCTGCACTCTTGCCTATCCTTGTCCCCATCGCGTTCGGTCTCATCTACAAGTTCGCACTGTCCGGAATGGACGGCTTCGAGAACATCGCATACACCGGTGTTCTGGCACTTGTGATCGGTGGTACCATTGTCGGTATCCTGATGGCTAACTTCCTCAACAACGGAGGAGGAGCTTGGGACAACGCCAAGAAGTACATCGAAGAGGGTAACTACGGCGGAAAGAAGTCGCCTGCACACGCAGCGGCAGTCGTCGGAGACACCATCGGAGATCCCTTCAAGGACACCGCAGGACCTTCAATCCACGTTCTGGTCAAGCTGCTTTCGACCATCTGTTTGGTCATGGCAGTCCTGTTCGTGTGA
- a CDS encoding deoxyhypusine synthase: MSKEAELELIEVEDIKVKKGMTVDELMRYMSGAGGFTAQKLADATDILERMEKDKDCLKILSFPACIMATGTRGVLVDMVKNKRVDLIITTCGCLDHDISRTYEHYYHGDFMMDDAKLREEYEISRLGNVLVPDDCYGEVLEGEILPMFDEIFENTDSMTTHEIIWEVGKRMNDENSLMYWAWKNQIPIVVPGITDGSFGCQLWMYYQTHRKFRIDLFGDEQMLSEMTNHATNTGALMIGGGISKHHVIWWNQFRGGLDYAVYLTTAEEYDGSLSGARLREAISWGKVKPEAKKMTVEGDATITLPMIYASLVDRLE, from the coding sequence ATGTCGAAGGAAGCAGAACTCGAACTCATCGAAGTTGAGGACATAAAGGTCAAGAAAGGCATGACAGTGGACGAACTCATGAGATACATGAGCGGAGCCGGCGGATTCACAGCACAGAAGCTGGCCGATGCCACTGACATCCTCGAGAGGATGGAGAAGGACAAGGACTGTCTCAAGATCCTCTCGTTCCCCGCATGCATCATGGCCACCGGAACCCGCGGTGTGCTGGTCGATATGGTCAAGAACAAGAGAGTCGACCTGATCATCACCACCTGCGGATGCCTGGACCATGATATCTCCAGGACCTACGAGCACTACTACCACGGCGACTTCATGATGGACGATGCGAAACTGAGGGAGGAGTACGAGATCTCCAGGCTCGGTAACGTCCTGGTCCCCGACGACTGCTACGGAGAGGTCCTCGAGGGAGAGATCCTTCCGATGTTCGACGAGATCTTCGAGAATACAGATTCCATGACCACCCATGAGATCATCTGGGAGGTCGGTAAGAGGATGAACGATGAGAACTCGCTCATGTATTGGGCCTGGAAGAACCAGATCCCCATCGTCGTCCCCGGTATCACGGATGGTTCGTTCGGATGCCAGCTCTGGATGTACTACCAGACGCACAGGAAATTCAGGATCGACCTGTTCGGCGATGAGCAGATGCTGTCCGAGATGACGAACCACGCCACCAACACCGGCGCGCTGATGATCGGCGGAGGAATCTCCAAGCACCACGTCATCTGGTGGAACCAGTTCCGCGGAGGACTGGACTACGCGGTCTACCTGACGACCGCCGAGGAATATGACGGATCCCTCTCGGGAGCTAGGCTCAGAGAAGCAATCTCCTGGGGAAAGGTCAAGCCCGAAGCGAAGAAGATGACGGTCGAGGGAGATGCCACCATCACCCTCCCAATGATCTACGCATCCTTGGTAGACAGGCTAGAGTGA
- a CDS encoding isocitrate/isopropylmalate family dehydrogenase, protein MSEKVLLLPGDGIGPIVTAAAEKVLSMATDSVEIVHGMIGKSAFEETGQYLPHETMDLLDECKIILSGPVFTPESGVDPLKTLKVQLDLYARARYFRTLAPDLGVDGLEMVLWGSNNNVSSEITEVTELDGVTISKYIKSTSYSRMMSLALSDVEIRKLERVTCLTRPDFFPISSGMFADTFQTMFPADVYETRILNVKDWASHLLKTPSLDQCIICVDMYSHVVSGILGGLTGYDHLCPTCYIGDEYRLYQPRHKATIEGLEDKYINPTASILSSATILRDLGLKDEAESIVNAVKETYVAGERCPDVGGNLTTDEFVEKIISRV, encoded by the coding sequence ATGAGCGAGAAGGTACTGCTCCTGCCCGGTGACGGGATCGGCCCGATTGTGACTGCGGCTGCGGAGAAGGTGCTCAGCATGGCAACCGACTCCGTTGAGATAGTTCACGGCATGATCGGCAAATCCGCATTCGAGGAGACGGGACAGTACCTTCCGCACGAGACCATGGACCTCCTGGATGAATGCAAGATAATCCTAAGCGGTCCCGTCTTCACTCCTGAATCCGGCGTCGACCCATTGAAGACCCTCAAGGTCCAGCTGGACCTTTACGCAAGGGCCAGGTACTTCAGGACACTCGCACCCGACCTGGGCGTGGACGGCCTTGAGATGGTACTCTGGGGAAGCAACAACAACGTCTCCTCGGAGATAACCGAGGTCACCGAACTCGATGGGGTCACCATATCGAAATACATCAAGAGCACCTCTTACAGCAGGATGATGAGCCTCGCGCTGTCAGACGTGGAGATCCGCAAGCTCGAAAGGGTGACCTGCCTGACAAGGCCCGACTTCTTCCCCATCAGCAGCGGGATGTTCGCGGACACATTCCAGACCATGTTCCCGGCGGACGTATACGAAACAAGGATTCTGAACGTCAAGGACTGGGCATCCCATCTTCTCAAGACCCCTTCACTGGACCAGTGCATAATCTGCGTGGACATGTACAGCCACGTGGTATCGGGCATACTGGGCGGACTCACAGGCTACGACCACCTCTGCCCCACTTGCTACATCGGTGACGAGTACAGACTCTACCAGCCCCGTCACAAGGCCACAATCGAAGGTCTTGAGGACAAATACATCAACCCCACAGCATCCATACTTTCCTCGGCCACTATCCTCAGGGACCTCGGACTGAAGGATGAGGCGGAATCTATCGTCAACGCAGTCAAGGAAACCTATGTGGCCGGGGAGAGATGCCCAGACGTAGGCGGGAACCTGACCACCGATGAATTCGTGGAGAAGATCATCAGCCGTGTCTGA
- a CDS encoding uroporphyrinogen decarboxylase family protein — MIDAGHRSCVEAALNHEKTDRTPVNNFVLATAARSAGVSVETARWNPEISAKVSVDHAVKTKSDFVKPVLDSQVPFIDLGMEVRFPEDDYGQIMKPIATDAQQIDDLAIFDPSVASECPNFQKVFVDALEETARILPEDLHICGLSWGPVTSAGYVMGVENMVMGTLVEPDTVKKLISKITGFVSGMQKRMIEAGATVMWMADPTSSEDLISPDMFAEFSAPYIKRVVSDVNAMDSDVPTFVHICGKTLNILQQMPGTGADCLSFDHAVDPAKAKETAGRNISIMGNVDPVQTMMMGNPDTIRDECYRVIDAAGNDSGGFILAPGCETPISTKDENVLAMGEAARTYWTH; from the coding sequence ATGATCGATGCCGGGCACAGGAGCTGCGTCGAAGCAGCGCTCAACCATGAGAAGACTGACAGGACACCCGTCAACAATTTCGTTCTGGCAACGGCCGCACGCAGCGCCGGCGTCAGCGTAGAGACGGCCAGATGGAACCCTGAGATCTCGGCCAAGGTGTCGGTCGACCATGCGGTGAAGACAAAATCGGATTTCGTCAAACCCGTACTCGACTCCCAGGTCCCCTTCATCGACCTGGGCATGGAGGTCCGTTTCCCCGAGGATGATTACGGACAGATCATGAAACCCATCGCTACCGATGCACAGCAGATTGATGATCTCGCCATATTCGACCCAAGCGTAGCATCGGAATGCCCTAACTTCCAGAAAGTTTTCGTGGATGCTCTTGAAGAGACAGCAAGGATCCTTCCTGAGGACCTGCACATCTGCGGTCTGTCCTGGGGGCCGGTCACATCCGCGGGATACGTGATGGGCGTAGAGAACATGGTCATGGGAACTCTCGTCGAGCCCGACACCGTAAAGAAACTGATCTCTAAGATCACCGGATTCGTATCCGGCATGCAGAAGCGCATGATCGAGGCGGGAGCTACAGTCATGTGGATGGCGGACCCCACATCGTCCGAGGACCTGATATCCCCTGATATGTTCGCCGAGTTCTCGGCACCTTACATCAAGAGGGTGGTGAGCGACGTCAACGCGATGGATTCTGATGTCCCGACCTTCGTTCACATATGCGGCAAGACTCTGAACATACTCCAGCAGATGCCCGGTACCGGAGCTGACTGCCTCAGCTTCGACCATGCGGTGGATCCAGCCAAGGCCAAAGAGACCGCTGGAAGGAACATCTCGATCATGGGAAACGTAGATCCCGTGCAGACCATGATGATGGGCAACCCCGATACGATAAGGGACGAATGCTACAGAGTCATCGATGCCGCGGGCAACGACAGCGGAGGATTCATTCTGGCTCCCGGATGCGAGACCCCCATATCCACCAAGGACGAGAACGTGCTGGCGATGGGAGAAGCTGCTAGGACCTACTGGACCCACTGA